A genomic stretch from Kogia breviceps isolate mKogBre1 chromosome 1, mKogBre1 haplotype 1, whole genome shotgun sequence includes:
- the PBXIP1 gene encoding pre-B-cell leukemia transcription factor-interacting protein 1 — MASCPDSDNSWVLAGSENLPVETLGPESRMDPESERAPQAPWSPSKAAAEELSGTLDGEETLFQSESSQSRPILPEETEAKDVLESDDRGMEPPGPGDTEAQGDLEETPEAVGLGPDTQDLEDQSPPNSLPSSPQTAWIREEAHCSSSEDDTDMDVEGLRRRRGREPSTPQPVAPLGVEDQAGGEGAGRELGISLNMCLLGALVLLGLGILLFSGGLSEAESGPMEEVDLQVFPDTGWDTEMLEAEGDGQDGLKQQVQTSAPPDSVPSLQNMALLLDKLAKENQDIRLLQAQLQAQKEELQSLMHQPKGLEEENARLRGALQQGEASQRALELELQQLRAQLQGLEADCVRGTDGVCLYGGRGLRAGKVTKEQGPRGQVPSPGFLEQKKQLEAEAQALRQELERQRQLLGSVQRDLEQSLRDAGQGDPAHAGLAEVGHRLAQKLRGLENWSQRPGVPANTSETWHQEPHFQSSREWSRKEKWWEGQRHWKKTDHWKQKKEESGREKEKSWGGEEDRELVGRWKEGKPRVEGWASKKDGKRQGSKEPPRKSGSPHSSRERQKHPQWKEGAKDRHDPMPLWAELLRHKYQAPQDCSDVHECARQEGLAFFGMELAPVRQQELASLLRTYLARLPWAGQLTKELPLSPAYFGEDGIFRHDRLRFRDFVDALEDSLEEVAVRQTGDDDEVDDFEDFIFSHFFGDKALKKRSGKKDKHWRNPRVVGPREEHSHQPQG; from the exons ATGGCCTCCTGCCCAGACTCGGACAATAGCTGGGTGCTTGCCGGCTCAGAG aacCTGCCTGTGGAGACCCTGGGCCCTGAATCCAGGATGGACCCAGAATCTGAGAGAGCTCCCCAGGCCCCTTGGAGCCCGTCCAAGGCAGCTGCTGAGGAATTATCTGGGACCTTGGATGGAGAAG AGACCCTGTTCCAGAGTGAGAGCTCCCAGTCCAGGCCCATTCTGccagaggagactgaggccaag GATGTCCTGGAAAGTGATGATCGTGGAATGGAGCCCCCTGGCCCAGGAGACACAGAGGCCCAGGGAGACTTGGAGGAGACCCCTGAGGCAGTAGGCCTGGGACCGGACACACAGGACCTGGAGGATCAGAGTCCCCCCAACAGCCTGCCCTCATCCCCCCAAACAG CTTGGATCAGGGAGGAGGCCCACTGCTCCAGCAGTGAGGACGACACCGACATGGATGTGGAGGGTCTGCGGaggcggcggggccgggagcCCAGCACTCCTCAGCCTGTGGCCCCCCTGGGTGTGGAGGaccaggctgggggtgagggtgcGGGCAGGGAGCTGGGCATCTCCCTCAACATGTGTCTCCTTGGGGCCCTGGTTCTGCTGGGCCTGGGGATCCTCCTCTTCTCCG GTGGTCTCTCAGAGGCTGAAAGTG GGCCCATGGAGGAAGTGGACTTGCAGGTCTTCCCAGATACCGGCTGGGATACTGAGATGCTGGAGGCTGAGGGGGATGGGCAG GATGGGCTAAAGCAGCAGGTGCAGACCTCAGCGCCCCCTGACAGTGTTCCCAGCCTGCAGAACATGGCCCTTCTGCTGGACAAGCTGGCCAAGGAGAACCAGGATATCCGGCTGCTGCAGGCCCAGCTGCAG GCCCAGAAGGAAGAGCTTCAGAGCCTGATGCATCAGCCCAAAGGGCTGGAAGAGGAGAATGCCCGGCTCCGAGGGGCCCTACAGCAGGGCGAGGCCTCCCAGCGGGCTCTGGAGTTAGAGCTGCAGCAGCTGCGGGCCCAGCTCCAGGGCCTGGAGGCTGACTGTGTCCGGGGCACAGATGGGGTGTGTCTCTATGGGGGCAGAGGCCTGCGGGCTGGCAAGGTCACCAAGGAGCAAGGCCCAAGGGGGCAGGTGCCAAGCCCTGGCTTCCTGGAGCAGAAGAAACAGCTAGAGGCTGAGGCCCAGGCATTAAGGCAAGAGTTGGAGAGGCAGCGGCAGCTGCTGGGGTCTGTGCAGCGGGACCTGGAGCAGAGCTTGAGGGATGCGGGCCAAGGGGACCCAGCGCATGCTGGCCTGGCTGAGGTGGGTCACAGGCTGGCCCAGAAGTTGCGGGGCTTGGAGAACTGGAGCCAGCGCCCTGGGGTTCCTGCCAATACCTCAGAGACCTGGCATCAGGAGCCTCACTTCCAGAGTTCCAGGGAGTGGAGCAGAAAGGAAAAGTGGTGGGAGGGGCAGAGGCACTGGAAGAAGACTGACCACTGGAAACAGAAGAAGGAGGAATCTGGCCGGGAAAAGGAGAAGAGCTGGGGGGGTGAGGAGGACAGAGAGCTAgtggggaggtggaaggagggCAAGCCAAGGGTGGAGGGGTGGGCCAGCAAGAAGGATGGCAAGCGACAGGGTTCTAAGGAGCCCCCCAGGAAAAGTGGGAGCCCCCATTCCTCCAGAGAAAGGCAAAAACACCCTCAGTGGAAGGAGGGGGCTAAAGACAGGCATGACCCCATGCCACTCTGGGCAGAGCTGTTGAGGCACAAGTACCAGGCACCCCAGGACTGCTCGGATGTGCACGAATGTGCCCGCCAGGAGGGCCTGGCCTTCTTTGGCATGGAGCTGGCCCCTGTGCGGCAACAGGAGCTGGCCTCTCTGCTGAGGACGTACCTGGCACGGCTGCCCTGGGCTGGGCAACTGACCAAGGAGCTACCCCTTTCTCCTGCTTACTTTGGTGAGGACGGTATCTTCCGCCACGACCGCCTCCGCTTCCGGGACTTTGTAGATGCCTTGGAGGacagcctggaggaggtggcagtgaGACAGACAGGTGATGACGATGAGGTGGATGACTTTGAGGACTTCATCTTCAGCCACTTCTTTGGAGACAAAGCACTGAAGAAGAG GTCTGGGAAGAAGGACAAACACTGGCGGAACCCCAGAGTTGTGGGACCCAGGGAGGAACACAGCCACCAGCCCCAGGGCTGA
- the PYGO2 gene encoding pygopus homolog 2, which yields MAASAPPPPDKLEGGGGPAPPPAPPSTGRKQGKAGLQMKSPEKKRRKSNTQGPAYSHLTEFAPPPTPMVDHLVASNPFEDDFGAPKVGAAAPPFLGSPVPFGGFRVQGGMAGQVPPGYGTGGGGGPQPLRRQPPPFPPNPMGPAFNMPPQGPGYPPPGNMNFPSQPFNQPLGQNFSPPGGQMMPGPVGGFGPMISPTMGQPPRGELGPPSLPQRFAQPGAPFGPSPLQRPGQGLPSLPPNTSPFPGPDPGFPGPGGEDGGKPLNAPAPTAFPQEPHSGSPAAAVNGNQPSFPPNSSGRGGGTPDANSLAPPGKTSAGSGPQPPPGLVYPCGACRSEVNDDQDAILCEASCQKWFHRECTGMTESAYGLLTTEASAVWACDLCLKTKEIQSVYIREGMGQLVAANDG from the exons ATGGCCGCCTCGGCGCCGCCCCCACCGGACAAGCTGGAGGGAGGTGGCGGCCCCGCACCGCCCCCTGCGCCACCCAGCACCGGGAGGAAGCAGGGCAAGGCCG GTCTGCAAATGAAGAGCCCAGAAAAGAAGCGAAGGAAGTCAAATACTCAG GGCCCTGCGTACTCACATCTGACGGAGTTTGCGCCACCCCCGACTCCCATGGTGGATCACCTGGTTGCATCCAACCCTTTTGAGGATGACTTCGGAGCCCCTAAGGTGGGGGCCGCAGCTCCTCCATTCCTGGGCAGTCCTGTCCCCTTTGGGGGCTTCCGTGTACAGGGGGGCATGGCAGGCCAGGTACCCCCAGGCTATGGCACTGGGGGTGGAGGAGGCCCCCAGCCTCTTCGTCGACAGCCCCCCCCTTTCCCTCCCAACCCCATGGGCCCTGCTTTCAACATGCCCCCCCAGGGCCCTGGCTACCCTCCCCCAGGCAACATGAACTTTCCCAGCCAACCCTTCAATCAGCCTCTGGGTCAGAACTTTAGCCCGCCTGGTGGGCAAATGATGCCAGGCCCCGTGGGGGGATTTGGCCCCATGATCTCACCCACCATGGGACAGCCTCCCAGAGGGGAGCTAggccccccttctctcccccaaCGCTTTGCCCAGCCAGGGGCACCTTTTGGCCCTTCTCCTCTCCAGAGACCTGGTCAGGGCCTCCCCAGCTTGCCCCCCAACACAAGTCCCTTCCCTGGTCCGGACCCTGGCTTTCCTGGCCCTGGCGGTGAGGATGGGGGGAAGCCCTTAAATGCACCTGCTCCCACTGCTTTTCCCCAGGAGCCCCACTCAGGCTCCCCGGCTGCTGCTGTTAATGGAAATCAGCCCAGTTTTCCCCCAAACAGcagtgggcggggtgggggcaccccagatgcCAATAGCCTGGCACCCCCTGGCAAGACAAGTGCGGGCTCAGGGCCCCAGCCTCCCCCAGGCCTGGTGTATCCATGTGGTGCCTGTCGGAGTGAGGTGAACGACGACCAAGATGCCATTCTGTGTGAGGCTTCCTGCCAGAAGTGGTTCCACCGCGAGTGCACAGGCATGACTGAGAGCGCCTATGGGTTGCTGACCACTGAGGCCTCTGCTGTCTGGGCCTGCGATCTCTGCCTCAAGACCAAGGAGATCCAGTCTGTCTACATCCGCGAGGGCATGGGGCAGCTGGTGGCTGCTAACGATGGGTGA